The Penicillium psychrofluorescens genome assembly, chromosome: 2 nucleotide sequence AGTCTCATACAGAAGAACTTTATAGCAACTTCCTTGCACCAAACTCTAGCTTTTGGGTACATGATTCCTTAGAAGACATCTTGCTACTCGCGCAGAATGGAGGGGGATGATATAGGAATAGATTTAATGTGTCAATTAGGATGAAAATGCATCTACTTCGAAGCCTCGCAGCTTGTTCCATCACTCGTTCGCGAACAACCATGGGGGCACGCGTAGCTCGGGTCGTACTGCCACAAGAAATAGGGATCGGTCTCATTGGTGAGAACATTCCCCATCAATCGCGCCTGACTCGGAAGGTCGAAAGAGGCCTCAAAGACATCCAATGAAGAAATACGGATCTGACCCCAGCCTTTTCGGATTAGTGTATCGATCGACGTTCCGTAGACATATTCTCGGAACCCTGCCCAACGAATCGCAGAGGCACACTTTGTCCTCATTAGCTAATTATCCGAATATGCTCAAAGGCCGTAGTTATCATACCATAGGACAGCTCTCAGCATTTGTGTACAGCGTTAGGTCGGCGAATGCATCTTGTGCCTCAGACGCGCTCATGCGGAACTTGCCATGGGGGTCAGTTAGAATCGCCGTGCAATTCTTGATGGCTGCCATTTCTCCTGTAGGATGAAAGTTCGAATCAGCAAATGCGAGGTATATTAAGAAGCCAGAAGTTAATCTTACCGTGGAGAGAAGGATTCCCGGTATTTTCATTCTCATTGACGCCCATGCAAATGAGCTTTCCCGCTTCGGAGGCCGTGTGGTTGACGATGACCGTTCCGAAGGCGGCAAACGGACAAGGAGAGCCACTGATCTCTCCTAATGCTTCGTTTGCCAAGCGCATCCAGTGGGCTCGAGTCGGGAACGTGATGCCATTGATCATCAGATTCGTGTCCGCAAGTACCACTGCCAGCGCCGCAGGGAGAATTGCGCTGAGCAGGGCGAAGACACAGACTGAAGAGCGCATGTTTGAATTTCCGGGGGTAAGGAATGATCCAAGGCAAACGCTTAGCTACCCGTTTACAATGGCGAGATGTTAAATCAATTGCATCTCTGCGGGAATCTTCAATTCTAATCAAGCCGGACGGGATCTATCGTCGGCCGTCGCCCTAGCGGCCCAGAATTCTTGAACCCAGCACCTTGTTTATCGATAAGAGCACTGATAAGGTGTAATATCACGATTCTCGAAACACATGGTGTCTCCCTATCATCATTAGGCGATAAAGCTGCCATGAGTTTGGATTAGAATCATTGATCAATGACGCGCCATTGGTCAGTCTAACAACGCTTGTTTCTGCGTGTGAATAGCATCATGGCTCGATAGAGAATAAGAAAGTAATAGATACTGTATAAGCAAATATGGTATCTAGTCCTTCGCCTATTTGGCTGCAAAAGAGCGCAAAGGCGAGTATGCTATCCATGAAAGGAAATTCACTTTCGAGCTATCGGCATTATGCCAGGCAAAATCATTATTCGTTCGGCTAGTATCAAGTGATATAACAGATACATAGTCTCGCCTAGGCCATCAGGGGAATCGGCACAGGTCCCTTAGGACCAATACTGCCACTTATGTTTGCCTGGTGCATAGAACGAGGACCCATGGTGATCGGATAGTCAATAGCAGAATGGAAGAGTCCATAATTATCCCAAATTACCATGTCTCCTTCCTCGGCCGGGGCCAGCAGGATGTACTCGGGCTTGAGGATCCGGTTCTGGATACCCAAAATAAACTTGCGAATCTCTGCCACATCCTCAATAATACGAGGCTCCTCCTCTAAGGAGCTACGCAGATAAAGCTTTCGGGCACATATTCCGTGGACCTGGAAGGCTTTCTCACCCGTTAAGGGGTTCACCCAGACCAATGGATACTATTCGTCAAGTTAGCCAACAGATCAGGCGACTCGGGGCTCGATCAGATCAATACCTTCTTCACTGCCGTCGTATCATATTCCCCAAGCTCTTCTTCCGTGAGACGCTCGCCCCCTTCTGCTAGACCAAGTCCGTTAGTATTGCCCTTGCACTTCTCAATCCACTTGTACGGATAGGGCGCATATTCGACCCAGCTGTGATCGACCAACGCCTGCTCTTCGGGCGATAACATGAGATAAAGCTGAGATGTGCTAAAATACGCAGTCTGTCCCGGTGGGGACTGCATGGTCTGATCAGACCCGTCCGCCCATTGAACAGTGAGATTGGGTCCTTTGGGAAGGGTAACGCAGCGCAAGGTTGTGAACCACGCAGGATCCTTCCCATACAGTGGAGCATCGATATGCCAGCGTTGAAAACGTGTGATGCCTTGCTCAAATTCTTCCATGGATGGTGGCTTGGCGTGGAAGTCATTGCTGAGTCCGCGTTCGATGGTGTGGTTTTCAATACCGAAGTGGTTCTCTCCTTGGAAGCCCTTGCCGATTAATCTGACGTTTTCTGCGCCGGGGATTCCGATGAcctctcttccttgctaATATCCGTCAGAACCCGTGAAAATGAACAAAAGGATTGGATGGGAAGGCATACAGCAAGAAGTCCGCCCTTCGCCCGGAATGTGGTAAGGTTTCCGTGACTGTGGCCATCAGTGGCCTTGGGATCCAGCCGGGTCACCAGTTCCCATTGCTTCTTAGGATCCAAGTTGCGTTGGGCTTTGACGACAATGACCTTGTGGCGCCAGACCGCAGCCTTGAGACGATCGACATCGTCATCTATCCATGCATGTTAGATCCGGCCTCCAACCATTAAGATAGTGGGTTCAATGGGGACCCACCTGAGATGTTGTTCAAGTCCACTCCAGTCACGCGAGCCCCGAACTGTCAAATAATGAGCTTGGAAGTACTGCTACTAGGCTATTAAACATGACTACTCACGTTGAATTTTTGCTCAGGTGTCCGCTCCAGCGGTGTCACAGCGAAGGAAGTGTGGTAGTCCATTGCGTACGATCGATTGTTGCTTCTGATGTTAAGAAGGCGTTAATTGACGATCCGATTGATTTGATTTATGGATTTTTGATCAATCTAGCAGGTTCTTTCCCCAGAAATTGAAGGGGACATTTTATCAATTGCATGGATTTCCATTGGTCTGACCTATTATCTTCCCCGGCCGAGCCCGTCCGAGCCCCCGCGGCATCCCAGCAGAGATAAGCATTGCACATCACATACGCGATTCGTTATCCATTCAGGCAATATCGATTACCATCCTTAAAGTTTGTTTGTTATCCAAGACAAATAACCCCGACATCTATTTCCATATCGTCGCACGGACCATACAGACATGGCAGAGCCATCCCGGCCGACAGCACGGCCGATCTTGTCGGCCGCTTAATCACTACCCAGTCGGATTCCGCAAAGCTCCTCGTCGCAGAACTGACAAAGGTGCTCAAATCATTCGAAGTGTTTCGCAAATTTATCTAGATATGAGATGTCAAATGACAAGAAAGTATAGCCTGCTACTGAGGGACTTATTGAACCAACAAAGCCCGGACATATGTGATACACCGTGTCTCTTTAAAGCTGACATTTTAAGATTCAAGATTTTgaagaagaaata carries:
- a CDS encoding uncharacterized protein (ID:PFLUO_003455-T1.cds;~source:funannotate) gives rise to the protein MRSSVCVFALLSAILPAALAVVLADTNLMINGITFPTRAHWMRLANEALGEISGSPCPFAAFGTVIVNHTASEAGKLICMGVNENENTGNPSLHGEMAAIKNCTAILTDPHGKFRMSASEAQDAFADLTLYTNAESCPMV
- a CDS encoding uncharacterized protein (ID:PFLUO_003456-T1.cds;~source:funannotate), whose amino-acid sequence is MDYHTSFAVTPLERTPEQKFNFGARVTGVDLNNISDDDVDRLKAAVWRHKVIVVKAQRNLDPKKQWELVTRLDPKATDGHSHGNLTTFRAKGGLLAQGREVIGIPGAENVRLIGKGFQGENHFGIENHTIERGLSNDFHAKPPSMEEFEQGITRFQRWHIDAPLYGKDPAWFTTLRCVTLPKGPNLTVQWADGSDQTMQSPPGQTAYFSTSQLYLMLSPEEQALVDHSWVEYAPYPYKWIEKCKGNTNGLGLAEGGERLTEEELGEYDTTAVKKYPLVWVNPLTGEKAFQVHGICARKLYLRSSLEEEPRIIEDVAEIRKFILGIQNRILKPEYILLAPAEEGDMVIWDNYGLFHSAIDYPITMGPRSMHQANISGSIGPKGPVPIPLMA